The segment AACAATACTTTTATTCTGATTATGTATTGGCTAATTACTAGTAGATATGAAAAGGCAAAACTTGAATTAGATAAAACAAGGTTGGAACTCGCCCAATCCGTTACTCAGCAAGAACAACTAAAAAATAAGATACACCCTCATTTTATTTTCAATGCACTTAATACTCTCAAAATTTTAATCAAAAGAGAGCAGAAAACAGCAGAAGAGTATCTTGTAAGGCTTTCTGCCTACCTCCGATTCTCAATCACAGAAACATCAAAAGATCTTGCACTGATTAAAGATGAAATCGAATTCTGTCAGAACTATATTGAATTGCAAAAGATTCGTTTTGCAAATGCTATCGTCTTCGAAAATGACTTACCAAATACAGTTCAAAAAACAGCTTACTTGCCTGTTGTTACCCTACAGTCGTTAGCTGAAAATGCGATTAAACACAATGCATTTACTTCAAAAAATATTCTGAAAATACAGATTAAGCAAAATGAAGATCAATCGATTTCTTTTATCAATAATATTATTCCTAAAAGAAATAATGAAGCGACCACTGGTACAGGATTAGAC is part of the Flammeovirga agarivorans genome and harbors:
- a CDS encoding sensor histidine kinase: MNTLNAEKSQLRQLVKIAIMTSPLIAIYTIMPMMLFISSLPQTEIVEMYISRFSYTVIFKALFWVSVVIFIHWMLNIWLFHLMDHQLKRRIHQYWKYFISYSFMFLVVMIIQKKRAEINPIDFGAFKYYPFIGATANNTFILIMYWLITSRYEKAKLELDKTRLELAQSVTQQEQLKNKIHPHFIFNALNTLKILIKREQKTAEEYLVRLSAYLRFSITETSKDLALIKDEIEFCQNYIELQKIRFANAIVFENDLPNTVQKTAYLPVVTLQSLAENAIKHNAFTSKNILKIQIKQNEDQSISFINNIIPKRNNEATTGTGLDNLKQRFQLLGIDTPTIHKNTLSNQFEVTFKTINK